A genomic window from Mesorhizobium sp. 131-2-1 includes:
- a CDS encoding copper chaperone PCu(A)C, whose product MSSFSATQASAPGRRNRAPRWQRVGIVLSTLAMLFAGAPATFAHEFKAGDLEIVHPWSRATPASAKVAGGYFTIINKGSSPDRLLSIASDISEKAELHAMGVKDGVMTMRPVSGGLEIPAGGKVELKPGAYHLMFFGLKRQPKQGEKFPATLTFEKAGSVAVEFAVEGMGETGGMETDHAD is encoded by the coding sequence ATGTCTTCTTTTTCCGCAACGCAGGCCAGCGCGCCCGGCCGCAGGAACCGAGCCCCGCGCTGGCAGCGCGTCGGCATCGTTCTTTCCACCCTCGCCATGTTGTTCGCAGGCGCTCCCGCCACCTTCGCACATGAATTCAAGGCCGGCGATCTCGAAATCGTGCATCCCTGGTCGCGCGCGACGCCCGCCAGCGCCAAGGTGGCCGGCGGCTATTTCACCATCATCAACAAAGGCAGTTCGCCGGACCGGCTGCTGTCGATTGCCTCCGACATTTCCGAGAAGGCCGAACTGCATGCGATGGGCGTCAAGGACGGCGTCATGACCATGCGGCCGGTCAGCGGCGGCCTCGAGATTCCGGCCGGCGGCAAGGTCGAGCTCAAGCCCGGCGCCTATCATCTGATGTTCTTCGGGCTGAAGCGGCAGCCCAAGCAGGGCGAGAAGTTCCCGGCGACGCTGACCTTCGAGAAGGCTGGCAGCGTCGCCGTCGAGTTCGCCGTCGAAGGCATGGGAGAAACCGGCGGCATGGAGACGGACCATGCCGACTGA
- a CDS encoding YcnI family copper-binding membrane protein, which yields MLRHALPACVALALGTSAAFAHVTLETQESPVGSTYKAVLRVPHGCDGKATTAVRVQIPEGVISVKPMPKPGWTLQTKKGRYEKSYQLWGETLTTGVKEVDWSGGNLPDEFYDEFVFRASLAADLPAGQMLYFPVVQECDGAAARWIEIPAAGQDEDALENPAPGIKLLPKK from the coding sequence ATGCTCAGACATGCCTTGCCGGCTTGCGTGGCCCTTGCCTTGGGGACCAGTGCCGCCTTTGCCCATGTCACGCTTGAGACCCAGGAATCGCCCGTCGGTTCGACCTACAAGGCGGTCCTGCGCGTGCCGCATGGCTGCGACGGCAAGGCGACGACGGCCGTGCGTGTGCAGATCCCGGAAGGGGTGATTTCGGTGAAGCCGATGCCAAAACCCGGCTGGACGCTGCAGACCAAGAAGGGCAGGTACGAGAAGTCCTACCAGCTCTGGGGCGAGACGCTGACTACCGGCGTTAAGGAAGTCGACTGGAGCGGCGGAAATCTGCCGGACGAGTTCTATGACGAGTTCGTCTTCCGCGCTTCCCTGGCGGCGGACCTGCCTGCCGGGCAGATGCTCTACTTCCCGGTGGTGCAGGAATGCGACGGCGCCGCCGCGCGCTGGATCGAGATTCCGGCAGCCGGGCAAGACGAGGATGCGCTGGAGAATCCGGCGCCCGGCATCAAGCTGTTGCCGAAGAAATGA